A genome region from Thermococcus gorgonarius includes the following:
- a CDS encoding tRNA (cytosine(49)-C(5))-methyltransferase: protein MSARDVIKEANPAFYGRYSKLEDTDEFWEFIIKPLRQSIRVNTLKAPLEIVVERLKEEFELEPIPWVREGFFINVENLAKVPEHGLGLIFGQEASSMIPPVVLDPKPGELVLDMAAAPGSKTGQIAQYMENEGCIIANDPNRDRANVLIANLNRMGVLIARVTTRDGARFARFENTFDRVLLDAPCSSVGMIRKSWRFLREWREKAVVKYMNIQKRLILAGYKALKPGRTLVYSTCTIDPLENEEVVDYLLRKTDARLEKIDLPVKTSEPVLEWEGKEYSPELKKALRIHPNDNDTEAFFIAKIVKPGDGDG, encoded by the coding sequence ATGAGCGCCAGGGATGTGATTAAAGAGGCAAATCCGGCCTTTTACGGGCGATATTCTAAGCTCGAAGACACCGACGAGTTCTGGGAGTTCATCATAAAACCGCTGAGGCAGAGTATAAGGGTGAACACCCTCAAGGCCCCGCTTGAGATCGTGGTTGAGAGGCTCAAAGAGGAGTTCGAGCTTGAACCCATACCGTGGGTCAGGGAAGGCTTTTTCATCAACGTTGAAAACCTCGCGAAGGTTCCGGAGCACGGCCTTGGCCTTATCTTTGGCCAGGAGGCAAGTTCGATGATTCCGCCCGTTGTCCTTGACCCGAAGCCGGGGGAGCTGGTTCTGGACATGGCGGCGGCGCCCGGCTCAAAGACCGGACAAATAGCACAGTACATGGAAAACGAGGGCTGCATCATAGCGAACGACCCGAACAGGGACAGGGCGAACGTCCTCATAGCCAACCTCAACAGGATGGGCGTTTTGATAGCCAGAGTCACAACCCGGGACGGGGCGAGGTTCGCGCGCTTCGAAAATACCTTTGACAGGGTCCTGCTCGACGCTCCCTGCTCCTCCGTCGGGATGATAAGGAAGAGCTGGCGTTTCCTGAGGGAGTGGCGCGAGAAAGCGGTCGTCAAGTACATGAACATCCAGAAGAGGCTCATCTTAGCTGGCTACAAAGCGCTGAAGCCGGGCAGGACGCTCGTTTACTCCACCTGCACGATAGACCCGCTGGAGAACGAGGAAGTGGTTGATTACCTCCTCAGGAAGACGGACGCGAGGCTGGAAAAAATAGACCTCCCAGTTAAAACAAGCGAGCCAGTCCTAGAATGGGAGGGGAAGGAGTATTCTCCAGAGCTGAAGAAGGCTTTGCGCATACACCCGAACGACAACGACACCGAGGCCTTCTTCATAGCGAAGATAGTCAAGCCGGGTGATGGAGATGGCTGA
- a CDS encoding archease, with translation MREWEHYEHTADIGVRGYGSTLEEAFEAVALGLFDVMVNVRKVEPKECREVEVEEEDLEALLYSFLEELLVLHDMEGLVFGDVRVKIEKTRNGYKLKAKACGEPLSEKHEPKEEVKAITYHDMKIEKLPDGRWIAQFVPDL, from the coding sequence ATGAGGGAGTGGGAGCACTATGAGCACACTGCCGATATAGGCGTTCGCGGTTACGGCTCAACGCTTGAGGAAGCCTTTGAGGCGGTTGCTTTGGGACTTTTCGACGTTATGGTGAACGTGAGGAAGGTCGAGCCGAAGGAGTGCAGGGAAGTTGAGGTTGAGGAAGAGGACTTAGAGGCCCTTCTGTATTCATTCCTCGAGGAGCTCCTCGTGTTGCACGACATGGAGGGCCTCGTCTTTGGAGACGTTAGGGTGAAGATAGAAAAAACCAGAAACGGCTACAAACTCAAAGCGAAAGCCTGTGGAGAGCCGTTGAGCGAGAAGCACGAGCCGAAGGAGGAAGTGAAGGCGATAACCTACCACGACATGAAGATTGAGAAACTGCCCGACGGCAGGTGGATAGCCCAGTTCGTTCCTGACCTGTGA
- a CDS encoding type II toxin-antitoxin system VapC family toxin: MRGKSVYLDTSVILKRYLDEEGSDVAKKLFRDAYRGEVKLAFSFWNIGDVIGVLDKRLRRGQFSKDEFDFLKKGFLAEVKRFTRLGVLEVVPVHSLILADAWKLIEKYHLYQADALQIVSAKYVGAGSFYTADKRLHQVAIEEGLNSILLGGE, from the coding sequence ATGAGAGGGAAAAGCGTTTACTTGGATACTAGCGTGATTCTTAAGAGATACCTGGACGAAGAGGGCAGCGACGTCGCGAAGAAGCTCTTCAGGGATGCATACAGGGGGGAAGTGAAGCTGGCCTTCAGCTTCTGGAATATCGGAGATGTGATTGGCGTGCTCGATAAAAGGCTGAGGAGGGGACAGTTCAGCAAAGACGAGTTCGACTTCCTGAAAAAAGGCTTCCTGGCGGAGGTAAAGCGGTTCACGAGGCTGGGCGTCTTGGAGGTCGTTCCCGTCCACTCCTTAATCCTGGCAGACGCCTGGAAGCTAATTGAGAAATATCACCTGTATCAGGCCGATGCCCTGCAGATAGTCTCGGCAAAGTACGTGGGGGCGGGGAGCTTTTATACTGCAGACAAGAGGCTCCATCAGGTGGCAATCGAGGAAGGTCTAAACTCAATACTCCTTGGAGGTGAGTGA
- a CDS encoding methyltransferase RsmF C-terminal domain-like protein: MAENPRKEIGKTNDAELVKKLLLENYGYAPELIYEIRGNHQKVYAYKPCQLRISDTGRRGVYFGRIESDGIRLTIEGSFLVGPKATKNVVELDDEKARRYLAGENVEIEEELYGWMIVKWRSYFLGSAKAKGGRLINYVPKERRLRLE; the protein is encoded by the coding sequence ATGGCTGAGAACCCGAGGAAGGAGATAGGGAAGACGAACGATGCTGAACTCGTGAAAAAGCTCCTCCTTGAGAACTATGGCTACGCTCCCGAGCTAATCTACGAAATCAGGGGCAACCATCAGAAAGTTTACGCCTACAAGCCCTGTCAGTTGAGGATAAGCGACACCGGGCGGAGGGGCGTTTACTTCGGAAGGATCGAGAGCGATGGCATAAGGCTCACCATAGAGGGAAGCTTTCTGGTAGGCCCTAAAGCGACCAAAAACGTGGTTGAGCTCGATGACGAGAAAGCAAGGCGCTATTTGGCAGGGGAGAATGTCGAAATAGAGGAGGAGCTCTACGGCTGGATGATAGTAAAGTGGCGCTCCTACTTCCTCGGCTCGGCGAAGGCCAAGGGGGGAAGGCTCATCAACTACGTGCCGAAGGAGAGGAGGTTAAGGCTGGAGTGA